A section of the Methanomassiliicoccales archaeon genome encodes:
- a CDS encoding DsrE family protein, with product MKLGIILYSNDPETVYQAFRLSLYSLSQGDHVNMFLLAKGVECEDLDNETFNITKEIKAFLDAGGKTYSCTSCMKLRAKGESQACPMSKMADLYRIIAESDRVITL from the coding sequence ATGAAGCTAGGGATTATTCTATATTCCAACGATCCCGAGACCGTCTACCAAGCCTTCAGGCTTAGCTTATATTCCTTGTCCCAGGGGGACCATGTCAACATGTTCCTGCTGGCAAAGGGAGTTGAGTGCGAGGACCTGGACAATGAGACGTTCAATATAACCAAGGAGATCAAAGCCTTCCTGGATGCAGGAGGCAAGACCTACAGTTGCACCTCGTGCATGAAGTTGCGAGCCAAGGGGGAGAGCCAGGCCTGCCCGATGTCAAAGATGGCGGACCTCTATCGCATAATAGCCGAGAGCGACAGGGTCATCACGCTATGA